In Thiovibrio frasassiensis, one DNA window encodes the following:
- the nifD gene encoding nitrogenase molybdenum-iron protein alpha chain, producing the protein MATATKNKLVQWGPAEVKSALLEKYPPKVGRKRAKQIMINEALQNETPELTANVRTIPGIITMRGCTYAGCKGVIMGPTRDIVNLVHGPIGCSFYAWLTRRNQTDAGPTGENYMNYCFSTDMQEQDIIFGGEKKLAQAIQEAYDLFHPKSIAVFATCPVGLIGDDIHTVSKNMKEKFGDCNVYAFSCEGYKGVSQSAGHHIANNQVFRHLVGQNDEVKPGKYKINLLGEYNIGGDGFEIDRIFKKCGITCISTFSGNSTYDQFASSHTADLNAVMCHRSINYVADMMETKYGIPWVKVNFIGAKATAKSLRKIAEYFGEKELIDTVEKVIAEEMPGVEAALAEITPRTENKTVMMFVGGSRAHHYKELFDELKMKTISAGYEFGHEDDYEGRQVLPNIKLDADSRNIEELEVEPDETRFKPRKSDKEMKALDKAGYKFKQYDGLAADMDKGTLIIDDLNQYEAEKLVELMKPDLFCAGIKEKYSIQKLGVPMKQLHSYDSGGPYAGFLGAVNFYQEIDRLVNSKVWGYMKAPWQKNPQLSGSFAWE; encoded by the coding sequence ATGGCAACAGCAACAAAGAACAAGCTGGTGCAGTGGGGTCCTGCCGAGGTCAAGTCGGCACTCCTTGAGAAGTATCCGCCCAAGGTAGGCCGTAAGCGCGCCAAGCAGATCATGATCAACGAAGCCCTGCAGAACGAGACCCCGGAGCTCACCGCAAACGTGCGCACCATTCCCGGCATCATCACCATGCGCGGCTGCACCTATGCCGGCTGCAAGGGCGTTATCATGGGGCCGACCCGCGACATCGTCAATCTGGTGCACGGCCCCATCGGCTGCAGCTTTTATGCCTGGCTGACCCGGAGAAACCAGACCGATGCGGGGCCTACCGGGGAAAATTACATGAACTACTGCTTTTCCACGGACATGCAGGAGCAGGACATCATCTTCGGCGGCGAAAAGAAGCTGGCCCAGGCGATCCAGGAGGCGTACGACCTCTTTCACCCCAAATCCATCGCCGTGTTCGCCACCTGTCCGGTGGGGTTGATCGGGGACGATATCCATACCGTGTCCAAGAACATGAAGGAAAAATTCGGCGACTGCAACGTCTACGCCTTTTCCTGCGAAGGGTACAAGGGGGTGAGCCAGTCCGCGGGCCATCACATCGCCAACAACCAGGTGTTCAGGCATCTGGTGGGCCAGAACGACGAGGTGAAGCCGGGCAAGTACAAGATCAACCTCTTGGGCGAGTACAACATCGGCGGCGACGGCTTCGAGATCGACCGGATCTTCAAGAAATGCGGGATCACCTGCATCTCGACCTTTTCCGGCAACTCGACCTACGACCAGTTCGCCTCCTCCCATACCGCGGATCTCAATGCGGTCATGTGCCACCGCTCCATCAACTATGTGGCGGACATGATGGAGACCAAGTACGGCATTCCCTGGGTCAAGGTGAATTTCATCGGCGCCAAGGCCACGGCCAAGAGCCTGCGCAAGATCGCCGAATATTTCGGGGAAAAGGAGCTCATCGATACGGTGGAAAAGGTGATCGCCGAGGAGATGCCCGGAGTAGAGGCGGCCCTGGCCGAGATCACTCCCCGGACAGAAAATAAGACCGTCATGATGTTTGTCGGCGGCTCCCGGGCCCATCATTACAAGGAACTCTTTGACGAGCTCAAGATGAAAACCATCTCGGCCGGCTATGAGTTCGGGCATGAGGACGATTACGAGGGTCGCCAGGTGCTGCCCAACATCAAGCTGGATGCGGACAGCCGCAACATTGAGGAGCTCGAGGTTGAGCCGGATGAAACCCGCTTCAAGCCGCGCAAAAGCGACAAGGAGATGAAGGCCCTGGACAAGGCGGGCTACAAGTTCAAGCAATATGACGGCCTGGCCGCGGACATGGACAAGGGCACGCTGATTATCGACGATCTGAACCAGTACGAGGCGGAAAAACTGGTGGAACTGATGAAGCCGGATCTTTTCTGTGCCGGCATCAAGGAGAAATACTCCATTCAGAAACTGGGCGTGCCCATGAAACAGCTCCATAGTTACGACTCCGGCGGCCCCTATGCCGGTTTTCTGGGGGCGGTCAACTTCTACCAGGAGATCGACCGCTTGGTGAACTCCAAGGTCTGGGGCTATATGAAGGCTCCCTGGCAGAAGAACCCGCAGTTGTCTGGTTCCTTTGCCTGGGAGTAA
- the nifK gene encoding nitrogenase molybdenum-iron protein subunit beta, whose product MLLRHTPTEITERTALTINPAKTCQPIGAMYAALGIHGCLPHSHGSQGCCAYHRSALTRHYKEPVSASTSSFTEGASVFGGQANMLQAINNIFTVYNPEVIAIHTTCLSETIGDDLPQIKKKAVAEGKVPEGRYLISASTPSYAGSHVTGFSNMVKAMAGMAEPTGKKNGKVNIIPGWVEPADMEEIKRITGMIGVKTILFPDTSGVLNGPLSGEYKMFPDGGTTVAELKSTGDSKGTLALGEWCSADAARELDKQHKVPCSVLDMPFGLMATDRFIDALRTIAGVSIPDVIVNERGQLVDMISDMHQYLYGKKVALVGDPDQLIAMTEFLVSMDMKPIHIVTGTPGKKFEKRIKELTKEMGREVNVKAKGDMFLLHQWIKNEPVDLIIGNTYCKYIARDEDIPYVRWGFPILDRQGHQYFPTVGYKGGLRLLEKILGVLLDRKDRDDSESKFELVL is encoded by the coding sequence ATGCTCTTACGACATACACCCACAGAGATTACAGAGCGCACGGCCCTGACCATTAATCCGGCCAAGACCTGTCAGCCCATCGGCGCCATGTATGCGGCTCTCGGCATCCACGGATGCCTGCCGCACAGCCATGGCTCCCAGGGTTGCTGCGCGTATCACCGCTCCGCCCTGACCCGGCATTACAAGGAGCCGGTCTCCGCCTCCACCAGCTCTTTTACCGAAGGTGCCTCGGTTTTCGGCGGCCAGGCCAATATGCTCCAGGCCATCAACAACATCTTCACCGTCTATAACCCCGAGGTGATAGCGATCCACACCACCTGCCTCTCCGAGACCATCGGCGACGATCTGCCCCAGATCAAGAAAAAGGCGGTCGCGGAAGGAAAGGTTCCCGAGGGCAGGTATTTGATCAGCGCCTCCACCCCGAGCTACGCGGGATCGCACGTCACCGGTTTTTCCAACATGGTCAAGGCCATGGCCGGGATGGCGGAGCCAACCGGGAAAAAAAACGGCAAGGTCAACATCATCCCCGGCTGGGTGGAGCCTGCCGACATGGAGGAGATCAAGCGGATCACCGGAATGATCGGGGTGAAAACCATCCTTTTCCCGGACACCTCCGGCGTGCTCAACGGCCCGCTCTCCGGCGAGTACAAGATGTTTCCCGACGGCGGCACCACCGTGGCCGAGTTGAAGTCCACCGGGGACTCCAAGGGAACCCTGGCTCTGGGAGAATGGTGTTCCGCCGATGCGGCCCGTGAACTCGACAAGCAGCACAAGGTTCCCTGCAGCGTCTTGGACATGCCCTTTGGCCTTATGGCCACAGACCGGTTCATCGATGCCCTGCGGACCATCGCCGGGGTGTCCATCCCCGATGTGATTGTCAATGAACGCGGCCAGCTGGTGGACATGATTTCGGACATGCACCAGTATCTCTACGGCAAAAAGGTGGCCCTGGTCGGCGACCCGGATCAGCTCATCGCCATGACCGAGTTTCTGGTCTCCATGGATATGAAGCCGATCCATATCGTCACCGGTACCCCGGGCAAGAAGTTTGAAAAGCGGATCAAGGAACTCACCAAGGAGATGGGGCGTGAGGTCAACGTCAAGGCCAAAGGGGATATGTTCCTGCTCCATCAGTGGATCAAGAACGAGCCGGTGGACCTGATCATCGGCAATACCTACTGCAAGTATATCGCCCGGGACGAGGACATTCCCTACGTGCGTTGGGGTTTCCCCATTCTGGATCGGCAGGGGCATCAGTACTTCCCCACCGTGGGCTACAAAGGCGGCCTCAGGCTGCTGGAAAAGATCCTCGGTGTGTTGCTCGATCGTAAAGACCGGGATGATTCCGAGTCGAAGTTCGAGCTGGTGCTTTAG
- a CDS encoding P-II family nitrogen regulator has protein sequence MKEVIAIVRINMMNQTKQALTDCGVDAFFAHEAQGRGVGFVSPAVLEGAVQGYEEAAALLGEKGKLYPKRMITAVVEDSMVGCVVETIINTNQTGLPGDGKVFVLPLTDAVRVRTGETGVKSIS, from the coding sequence ATGAAAGAGGTGATTGCCATCGTGCGGATAAACATGATGAATCAAACCAAACAGGCCCTCACCGACTGCGGAGTGGATGCCTTCTTTGCCCATGAGGCCCAAGGCCGCGGCGTAGGCTTTGTCAGCCCGGCAGTTCTGGAAGGGGCCGTGCAGGGGTATGAAGAGGCCGCCGCACTTTTGGGGGAAAAGGGCAAGCTCTACCCGAAACGAATGATCACCGCGGTGGTGGAAGACTCCATGGTGGGCTGCGTGGTGGAAACCATTATCAATACGAATCAGACCGGTCTGCCTGGCGACGGCAAGGTTTTTGTTTTGCCTCTCACCGATGCGGTCCGGGTCAGGACAGGCGAGACGGGCGTTAAATCCATCTCATAA
- a CDS encoding P-II family nitrogen regulator yields the protein MLTMIRAIVRPEKADKVLAALMEAGYPAVTKYSVAGRGKQRGIKIGEVTYDELPKVMLMSVINPSDKEFFIETVMNTARSTGKGAFGDGKIFVSEVEESYTISSGVKETDYVKEGVTP from the coding sequence ATGTTGACTATGATCAGAGCAATTGTCCGGCCGGAAAAAGCAGACAAGGTCCTTGCCGCCCTCATGGAGGCGGGCTATCCGGCGGTAACCAAGTATTCCGTGGCAGGCCGCGGCAAACAGCGCGGCATCAAGATCGGCGAGGTCACCTACGACGAACTGCCGAAGGTTATGCTGATGAGCGTTATCAACCCCTCGGACAAGGAGTTTTTCATCGAGACCGTGATGAATACGGCCCGCTCCACCGGCAAGGGCGCCTTCGGCGACGGCAAGATTTTTGTTTCCGAGGTGGAGGAATCCTACACCATCAGCTCCGGCGTCAAGGAGACAGATTATGTCAAGGAGGGGGTGACGCCATGA
- a CDS encoding (2Fe-2S) ferredoxin domain-containing protein: MAIPARQIIVCQSFRVAGDKKGICHKQTEGFLQYIEEEVLDRGLDCLISATTCLKQCDSGPIMVIQPENWWFKGVDSEEAIDAILDGLEDGEPPAKYLITA, translated from the coding sequence ATGGCCATACCAGCGCGTCAGATCATCGTTTGCCAGAGTTTCCGGGTCGCCGGCGACAAGAAGGGCATTTGCCACAAGCAGACCGAAGGGTTTCTGCAATACATCGAAGAAGAGGTGCTCGATCGGGGGCTGGACTGCCTGATCAGCGCCACCACCTGCCTCAAGCAATGCGACTCCGGGCCCATCATGGTGATTCAGCCGGAGAACTGGTGGTTCAAGGGGGTGGACAGCGAAGAGGCCATCGACGCGATCCTGGACGGCCTTGAGGATGGCGAGCCTCCTGCCAAGTACCTGATTACCGCATAG
- a CDS encoding GNAT family N-acetyltransferase: MTQAVIRPANPGDLDALVDLLRMLFGIETDFDFAAARQRRGLAMLLAHETAVILVAETAGQVIGMCSGQLTISTAEGGFSLLVEDMVVAEPWQGRGIGRELLTTLEQWAASRKVGRLQLLADRNNTAALEFYRKLGWQPTELICQRRRL; encoded by the coding sequence ATGACACAAGCAGTGATACGACCCGCCAACCCTGGTGATCTTGACGCCCTGGTGGATCTGCTCCGCATGCTTTTTGGTATCGAAACGGACTTTGATTTTGCTGCAGCCCGGCAGCGTCGGGGGCTGGCAATGCTTTTGGCCCATGAGACAGCGGTTATTTTGGTCGCCGAGACAGCGGGACAGGTCATTGGTATGTGTTCCGGGCAACTGACCATCTCCACGGCAGAGGGGGGATTTTCTTTGTTGGTGGAGGATATGGTGGTTGCCGAACCATGGCAAGGGAGGGGGATAGGACGAGAATTGCTGACAACCCTGGAGCAATGGGCTGCAAGCAGAAAGGTCGGGCGGTTGCAGCTTCTGGCCGACCGGAACAATACCGCGGCTCTGGAGTTTTACCGCAAGCTCGGTTGGCAGCCCACCGAGCTTATCTGCCAACGCAGACGACTATAA
- a CDS encoding radical SAM protein, translated as MTIIHLPKTKQGCGTKIPQRLILPVAPQAAARIRFCGEDPLPQAVPLRGALTWIADLLGQGSDLAGLDLHGPGDPLATVTMTRDILAMLREHYPDLPLGITTLGLGLAEHAGVLAEQGVSRVTLLLDAVTPQTIKKIYTWIRPGKRNTPLAEAAEILIESQAKGISACKAAGIAVSIQTTVYGGINEEEIEEIARQASGLGADSISLLPGKGWLNKEEKLPLPSEETMAALAQKAGQHLSVVCLPEQALQGEGIPSADAGVLSVPKPTTARPNVAVLSANGMDIDLHLGQAIKALIYGPREDGLPCLLGTRDLPEPGSGDNRWQQVAEILNDCFVLMAASAGQKPRDILSSHGLSVLLLEDNVEGTVDVLYGGGKKGKNRK; from the coding sequence ATGACCATTATTCATTTACCCAAGACCAAACAAGGGTGCGGCACCAAGATTCCCCAGCGGCTTATCCTGCCGGTGGCCCCTCAGGCGGCAGCCCGGATCCGTTTCTGCGGTGAGGATCCCCTGCCCCAGGCGGTGCCCCTCCGGGGAGCGCTTACCTGGATTGCGGATTTGCTGGGTCAGGGAAGCGATCTTGCCGGGTTGGACCTCCATGGTCCGGGGGACCCTCTGGCCACCGTGACCATGACCCGGGACATCCTGGCCATGCTGCGGGAGCACTATCCTGATTTGCCCCTGGGCATTACCACCCTGGGGCTGGGGTTGGCCGAGCATGCCGGAGTGTTGGCCGAGCAGGGTGTTTCCAGGGTTACCCTGCTGCTGGATGCGGTTACCCCGCAGACCATCAAGAAAATCTACACCTGGATCCGGCCGGGCAAACGGAATACCCCCCTGGCGGAAGCGGCGGAGATCCTGATCGAATCGCAAGCCAAGGGAATCTCGGCCTGCAAGGCGGCAGGCATTGCGGTCTCTATCCAGACTACGGTGTATGGCGGGATCAATGAAGAGGAAATTGAAGAAATTGCCCGCCAGGCTTCCGGTCTCGGCGCAGACTCCATCAGCCTGCTGCCCGGGAAGGGATGGCTGAACAAGGAAGAGAAACTGCCCCTGCCCTCAGAAGAGACGATGGCGGCTCTGGCACAGAAGGCGGGCCAGCACCTCTCGGTTGTCTGCCTGCCGGAGCAAGCGCTCCAGGGCGAGGGTATCCCCTCGGCAGACGCAGGAGTCCTGTCCGTGCCCAAGCCGACCACGGCCAGACCCAATGTGGCCGTGCTCAGCGCCAACGGCATGGATATCGATCTCCATCTCGGGCAAGCCATCAAGGCGCTGATCTATGGGCCGAGGGAAGACGGCCTCCCCTGTCTGCTCGGGACCCGGGATCTCCCAGAGCCCGGCAGTGGTGACAACCGCTGGCAGCAGGTGGCGGAAATTTTAAACGATTGTTTTGTGCTTATGGCCGCCAGCGCGGGACAAAAGCCGCGGGATATTTTATCAAGCCACGGCCTGAGCGTACTTTTGCTGGAGGACAATGTCGAGGGCACGGTGGATGTGCTCTACGGCGGCGGCAAGAAAGGAAAAAACAGGAAGTAG
- the nifH gene encoding nitrogenase iron protein, producing the protein MRKVAIYGKGGIGKSTTTQNTVAGLVELGRKVMVVGCDPKADSTRLLLGGLAQKSVLDTLREEGEDVELDDIRKAGYGGTWCVESGGPEPGVGCAGRGIITSINMLESLGAYEESEGLDYAFYDVLGDVVCGGFAMPIRDGKAEEIYIVVSGEMMAMYAANNISKGIMKFAQSGSVRLGGLICNSRAVDNEEEMISEFAKKLGTHMIYFVPRDNDVQRAEINRKTVLEWDPKVKQADAYRGLAKAIDDNKKFVIPTPLEIEELEKLLMDYGLMN; encoded by the coding sequence ATGCGCAAAGTGGCAATTTACGGAAAAGGCGGAATCGGCAAGTCAACCACCACCCAGAACACCGTTGCCGGCCTGGTGGAGTTGGGCAGAAAGGTCATGGTAGTTGGTTGCGATCCCAAGGCGGACTCGACCCGGCTCCTGCTTGGCGGCCTGGCCCAGAAATCGGTCCTCGATACCCTGCGCGAGGAGGGCGAGGATGTTGAACTCGACGATATCCGCAAGGCCGGATACGGCGGCACCTGGTGTGTTGAGTCCGGCGGACCCGAGCCCGGCGTTGGTTGTGCGGGGCGCGGCATCATCACTTCCATCAATATGCTGGAATCCCTCGGCGCCTACGAAGAGAGCGAAGGGCTGGATTATGCCTTTTACGATGTCTTGGGCGACGTAGTGTGCGGCGGCTTTGCCATGCCCATCCGCGACGGAAAGGCGGAGGAAATCTACATCGTGGTTTCCGGCGAGATGATGGCCATGTACGCGGCCAACAACATCAGCAAGGGCATCATGAAATTTGCCCAGAGCGGCTCTGTACGCTTAGGCGGCCTGATCTGCAACTCGCGCGCCGTCGACAATGAGGAGGAAATGATCTCGGAATTTGCCAAAAAGCTCGGTACCCACATGATCTACTTCGTGCCCCGCGACAACGACGTACAGCGCGCCGAGATCAACCGCAAGACCGTTCTCGAGTGGGACCCCAAGGTCAAACAGGCGGACGCCTACCGCGGTCTCGCTAAGGCCATCGACGATAACAAAAAGTTTGTCATTCCCACCCCCCTGGAGATCGAGGAGCTCGAGAAACTCCTGATGGACTACGGCTTGATGAACTAG